One genomic window of Arachis hypogaea cultivar Tifrunner chromosome 8, arahy.Tifrunner.gnm2.J5K5, whole genome shotgun sequence includes the following:
- the LOC112706824 gene encoding ABC transporter F family member 1 has translation MVSDASKKKAAQKKAAAAAKRGGKAAASSKASASASASEKAADQLANGVGDIVISDRTCTGVLCSHPLSRDIRIESLSVTFHGHDLIVDSELELNYGRRYGLLGLNGCGKSTLLTAIGMRELPIPEHMDIYHLAREIEASDMSALEAVISCDEERLRLEKEAEALASQDDGGGEALDRIYERLEALDASTAEKRAAEILFGLGFNKQMQAKKTRDFSGGWRMRIALARALFMNPTILLLDEPTNHLDLEACVWLEENLKKFERILVVVSHSQDFLNGVCTNIIHMQSKKLKLYTGNYDQYVQTRAELEENQMKQYKWEQDQIASMKEYIARFGHGSAKLARQAQSKEKTLAKMERGGLTEKVARDKVLVFRFVDVGKLPPPVLQFVEVTFGYTPETLIYKNIDFGVDLDSRIALVGPNGAGKSTLLKLMTGELVPIDGMVRRHNHLRIAQYHQHLAEKLDMEMSALQYMIKEYPGNEEEKMRAAIGKFGLSGKAQVMPMKNLSDGQRSRVIFAWLAYRQPHLLLLDEPTNHLDIETIDSLAEALNEWDGGMVLVSHDFRLINQVAHEIWVCADQCVTRWEGDIMDFKQHLKAKAGLSD, from the exons ATGGTGTCCGACGCCAGCAAGAAAAAGGCCGCGCAGAAGAAGGCGGCGGCAGCGGCTAAGAGAGGAGGCAAGGCGGCTGCTTCCTCGAAGGCGTCGGCGTCAGCATCAGCCTCGGAGAAGGCAGCCGACCAGCTCGCCAACGGTGTCGGAGATATTGTTATATCGGATCGAACCTGCACCGGTGTCCTCTGCTCACATCCCCTTTCCAGGGATATTAGG ATAGAGTCTCTGTCAGTTACTTTCCATGGACATGATCTGATAGTTGATTCTGAATTGGAGCTGAACTATGGAAG ACGCTATGGTTTGCTCGGATTAAATGGTTGTGGAAAATCTACCTTGCTTACGGCAATAGGTATGCGAGAGCTTCCTATTCCAGAACACATGGATATATATCACCTTGCTAGGGAAATTGAAGCCTCTGACATGTCTGCGCTGGAGGCTGTAATAAGCTGTGACGAGGAGAGGTTGAGATTGGAGAAAGAAGCTGAAGCTTTAGCCTCTCAG GATGATGGGGGTGGTGAAGCACTTGACCGTATATATGAACGTTTGGAAGCCCTGGATGCATCGACTGCAGAAAAACGTGCTGCTGAAATCCTATTTGGTCTTGGTTTCAACAAGCAAATGCAGGCAAAGAAGACACGTGATTTTTCCGGGGGTTGGAGAATGAGGATTGCTCTAGCCAGAGCTTTATTCATGAACCCAACCATTCTCTTGCTTGATGAACCTACCAATCACCTCG ATTTGGAAGCCTGTGTGTGGCTGGAGGAGAATCTTAAGAAGTTTGAGCGTATTCTGGTTGTGGTTTCACACTCCCAGGATTTTCTTAATGGTGTCTGCACAAATATCATACACATGCAAAGCAAAAAGCTGAAGCTCTACACTGGTAACTATGATCAGTATGTTCAGACACGTGCTGAACTTGAAGAGAACCAGATGAAGCAGTACAAATGGGAGCAGGACCAGATTGCCTCAATGAAGGAATACATTGCCCGATTTGGCCATGGGTCAGCAAAACTAGCTCGACAAGCTCAGAGTAAAGAGAAAACTCTTGCAAAAATGGAGCGGGGTGGTCTTACAGAGAAGGTGGCTAGGGACAAAGTTTTGGTATTCCGCTTTGTGGATGTGGGAAAACTTCCCCCTCCTGTCCTCCAGTTTGTTGAGGTGACATTTGGTTACACTCCTGAGACTCTCATATACAAGAACATTGACTTTGGGGTTGATTTAGACTCTAGGATTGCTCTGGTTGGACCCAATGGAGCTGGGAAGAGTACATTACTTAAGTTAATGACAGGTGAACTGGTTCCTATAGATGGCATGGTTCGACGCCATAATCATCTTCGGATTGCACAATATCACCAGCACTTGGCCGAAAAGCTAGACATGGAAATGTCAGCTCTCCAGTATATGATTAAAGAATACCCTGGAAATGAGGAAGAGAAGATGAGAGCTGCTATTGGGAAGTTTGGCCTATCAGGTAAAGCCCAGGTGATGCCCATGAAGAATCTATCTGATGGGCAGAGGAGCCGTGTGATATTTGCATGGTTAGCCTATAGGCAACCTCACTTGCTACTCTTGGATGAGCCAACCAATCATTTGGATATTGAGACAATCGACTCGTTGGCCGAGGCACTGAATGAATGGGATGGTGGCATGGTGCTTGTTAGCCATGATTTTAGGCTCATAAACCAGGTGGCCCATGAGATATGGGTGTGTGCAGACCAATGTGTCACCAGATGGGAAGGTGATATTATGGATTTCAAGCAGCATCTAAAGGCGAAAGCAGGTTTATCTGACTGA